One part of the [Pantoea] beijingensis genome encodes these proteins:
- the dusC gene encoding tRNA dihydrouridine(16) synthase DusC, with protein MRVLLAPMEGVLDSLVRELLTEVNDYDLCITEFLRVVDQLLPEKSFYRLCPELHHASRTPSGTRVRLQLLGQYPEWLAENAARAVSLGSWGVDLNCGCPSKLVNGSGGGAMLLKDPELIYRGAKAMREAVPKALPVTVKIRLGWDSGHRQFEIADAVQQAGATELVVHGRTKEDGYKAERINWEAIGEIRKRLSIPVIANGEIWDWQSAQDCLAVTGCDAVMIGRGALNVPNLSRVIKYQEPRMIWADVVKLLQKYVQLEKQGDTGLYHVARIKQWLGYLRKEYSEASELFSQVRTLKTSREIADVISHQT; from the coding sequence ATGCGGGTTTTACTGGCACCGATGGAAGGCGTTCTCGATTCGCTGGTACGTGAACTGCTGACGGAGGTAAATGACTATGATCTCTGTATCACTGAGTTTCTGCGGGTGGTGGATCAGCTCTTGCCAGAAAAATCGTTCTATCGCCTCTGTCCTGAATTACATCACGCCAGCCGTACGCCTTCAGGTACGCGGGTTCGGTTGCAACTGCTTGGTCAATATCCTGAATGGTTAGCGGAAAATGCAGCGCGTGCCGTGTCGCTTGGATCATGGGGTGTAGATCTCAACTGCGGCTGCCCTTCAAAACTGGTGAATGGCAGCGGTGGCGGCGCAATGCTACTTAAAGATCCGGAGCTGATTTACCGTGGCGCGAAAGCGATGCGAGAAGCCGTGCCGAAGGCACTGCCGGTAACGGTAAAGATCCGACTTGGTTGGGATTCCGGTCATCGCCAGTTCGAAATTGCGGATGCGGTACAGCAGGCGGGTGCTACCGAATTAGTAGTGCACGGCCGAACCAAAGAAGATGGTTATAAAGCCGAGCGTATTAACTGGGAAGCAATTGGTGAAATCCGCAAGCGCTTATCAATCCCGGTGATTGCCAACGGTGAGATATGGGACTGGCAAAGTGCCCAAGATTGTCTGGCAGTTACCGGCTGCGATGCGGTCATGATTGGGCGAGGCGCGCTTAATGTGCCAAATCTCAGTCGGGTCATCAAATATCAAGAACCGCGTATGATTTGGGCCGACGTGGTGAAATTACTGCAAAAATATGTGCAGTTAGAAAAGCAGGGGGATACCGGTCTGTATCATGTCGCGCGTATTAAGCAATGGTTGGGATACTTGCGTAAAGAGTACTCTGAGGCCAGTGAGCTGTTCAGCCAGGTACGCACTCTGAAAACATCACGTGAAATCGCTGACGTTATTTCCCATCAAACTTAA
- the rhlE gene encoding ATP-dependent RNA helicase RhlE — MSFDSLGLSADILRAVEEQGYREPTPIQQQAIPVVLSGRDLMASAQTGTGKTAGFTLPLLQRLSSSNPHPKGRRPVRALILTPTRELAAQVGENVQDYSKYLNIRSLVVFGGVSINPQMMKLRGGVDILVATPGRLLDLEHQNAVDLSQVEVLVLDEADRMLDMGFIHDIRRVLAKLPVKRQNLLFSATFSDEIKALAEKLLTNPEQVEVARRNTASEQVTQHVHMVDKKRKRELLSFLIGRDNWQQVLVFTRTKHGANHLAEQLNKDGITAAAIHGNKSQGARTRALSDFKEGGIRVLVATDIAARGLDIEELPHVVNYELPNVPEDYVHRIGRTGRAAATGEALSLVCVDEHKLLRDIERVLKREIPRIAIDGYEPDPSIKAEPIQNGRQQRGGGANGGGRGRNGSQGGGQRSQNSGERSQGNGQRRPAAAGRGAKPEGSGGAPRKVTRQRRSTPSNNG, encoded by the coding sequence CAGGGCTATCGTGAGCCTACGCCTATCCAGCAGCAGGCTATCCCGGTAGTGTTGAGCGGCCGTGACCTGATGGCCAGCGCGCAAACCGGTACCGGTAAAACCGCCGGTTTTACGTTGCCATTACTGCAACGCTTAAGCAGCAGTAATCCACACCCGAAAGGGCGTCGCCCGGTGCGTGCTTTAATCCTGACGCCAACGCGGGAATTGGCTGCACAGGTCGGTGAAAACGTTCAGGATTACAGTAAATATTTAAATATCCGTTCGCTGGTGGTTTTCGGCGGCGTGAGCATTAATCCACAGATGATGAAACTGCGCGGTGGCGTGGATATTCTGGTGGCGACGCCGGGTCGATTACTCGATCTGGAACACCAAAATGCGGTCGATCTCTCTCAGGTTGAAGTTTTAGTGCTTGACGAAGCCGACCGGATGCTTGATATGGGCTTTATCCATGATATCCGCCGCGTACTGGCGAAGCTGCCCGTGAAGCGTCAGAACCTGCTGTTCTCCGCGACGTTCTCTGATGAAATCAAAGCGCTGGCCGAAAAGCTGCTGACCAATCCTGAACAGGTCGAAGTTGCACGCCGTAATACTGCCTCAGAGCAGGTCACACAGCATGTCCACATGGTGGATAAAAAGCGTAAGCGTGAGCTGTTGTCATTCCTGATCGGGCGTGACAACTGGCAGCAGGTACTGGTCTTTACCCGTACTAAACACGGCGCTAATCACCTGGCAGAGCAGTTGAATAAAGATGGCATAACTGCTGCCGCGATCCACGGTAACAAAAGCCAGGGCGCGCGTACCCGTGCGCTGAGCGATTTTAAAGAAGGCGGCATTCGCGTGCTGGTGGCAACCGATATTGCCGCTCGTGGGCTGGATATCGAAGAGTTACCGCATGTGGTCAACTATGAGTTGCCTAACGTGCCGGAAGATTATGTGCACCGTATCGGACGTACCGGCCGTGCGGCAGCAACCGGTGAAGCATTATCGCTGGTCTGCGTTGATGAACATAAACTCCTGCGCGATATCGAGCGCGTGCTGAAGCGTGAAATTCCCCGTATTGCCATTGACGGCTATGAGCCGGATCCGAGCATTAAAGCAGAACCGATTCAAAACGGTCGCCAACAGCGTGGCGGCGGTGCAAACGGCGGCGGACGCGGCCGGAATGGCAGCCAGGGGGGAGGGCAACGTAGCCAGAATAGCGGCGAGCGTAGCCAGGGTAATGGACAGCGGCGTCCAGCCGCTGCCGGACGCGGCGCTAAGCCTGAGGGTAGCGGGGGCGCACCGCGCAAAGTGACGCGTCAGCGCCGCTCGACCCCATCGAACAACGGCTGA
- a CDS encoding MFS transporter, producing MSSTPALSNVQLNKRILSVVVFTFFCYLSVGLPLAVLPGFVHNQLGFSSFLAGLIISIQYLATLISRPQSGRLADLLGPKRVVMLGLICCGMSGGLSIIAVLTAGIPWLSLLLLGIGRLFLGVGESFASTGSTLWGINIVGSTQTARVISWNGVATYLAMAIGAPLGVMLNQLFGIIGFALPIVMMGGVGYWMASKKTAITVNVGTRIPFHKVFSKVWLYGLGLGLGTVGFGVIATFITLYYASRGWSGAAFALTLFSLGFVAIRLVFSRLITRFGGLKVALVSFLIECAGLLIIWQSGWPWLVDIGAFMTGAGFSLVFPALGVEAVKQVLPQNQGTALGTYSAFLDLGLGLTGPVAGMLIGHWGLQAVYLAAAVVVFTAVIITLRLLTLSGGRHSPV from the coding sequence ATGTCCTCAACACCAGCACTGAGTAACGTACAACTGAATAAGCGTATTCTCTCAGTCGTCGTTTTTACTTTCTTCTGTTACCTCTCCGTGGGATTGCCGCTGGCAGTGCTGCCCGGTTTCGTACATAACCAACTTGGTTTCAGCTCTTTCCTCGCGGGTCTTATCATCAGTATTCAATATCTGGCGACGCTCATTAGCCGCCCGCAGTCAGGACGGCTAGCCGATCTGCTGGGGCCGAAGCGTGTCGTGATGTTGGGGTTAATATGCTGTGGAATGAGTGGGGGACTCTCGATTATCGCGGTGCTAACGGCGGGGATCCCCTGGCTGAGTCTGTTGTTGTTAGGGATCGGGCGTTTATTTCTTGGGGTAGGGGAAAGTTTTGCCAGTACTGGCTCAACGCTGTGGGGCATCAACATTGTTGGCTCCACGCAAACGGCGCGAGTTATCTCGTGGAACGGTGTGGCAACTTACCTGGCGATGGCGATTGGCGCGCCGCTAGGGGTGATGCTCAACCAACTCTTCGGCATTATCGGTTTTGCGTTACCGATTGTTATGATGGGAGGCGTCGGGTACTGGATGGCAAGTAAAAAAACGGCCATAACAGTGAACGTGGGCACACGAATCCCCTTTCACAAGGTGTTTTCCAAAGTGTGGCTTTACGGATTAGGTCTTGGCTTGGGTACCGTTGGTTTCGGCGTTATTGCCACCTTTATTACACTCTATTATGCCAGCAGGGGATGGTCTGGCGCAGCCTTTGCATTAACCCTCTTTAGCCTGGGTTTTGTTGCTATACGCCTGGTGTTTAGCCGCTTAATTACGCGCTTTGGCGGCTTGAAAGTTGCGCTGGTATCGTTTCTGATTGAATGTGCCGGGCTGCTCATTATCTGGCAAAGTGGCTGGCCCTGGCTGGTGGATATCGGTGCGTTTATGACCGGGGCAGGATTTTCACTGGTCTTTCCTGCGCTGGGCGTTGAGGCGGTGAAACAGGTATTGCCGCAAAACCAGGGTACGGCGTTGGGGACCTATTCTGCGTTTCTTGATTTAGGTCTGGGCCTCACCGGGCCAGTGGCCGGTATGCTTATTGGCCACTGGGGGTTGCAAGCGGTATACCTGGCGGCAGCAGTGGTGGTATTTACCGCGGTGATTATCACCCTCAGGCTGTTGACGCTGTCAGGCGGACGACACTCTCCGGTTTGA